CATCTCTGCGTGCCGGGTGGCCTCAAACACACGCACAGTAGTCACAAATTAAAACAGCTTAGTATTTAATAAATTGAAAGGAATTTGTGAAAAAGGGGCGATTTTAAGTCTTTTGCCTACATTTTTGGTTTCGTTGACTTCGTTCCGTCCTTTCCCGACCACTTGGTCTTTGTAGACCAGCAGACATCCCACCGGAACTTCCCCATTGTCCAAAGCCTCTTTGGCCTGCACGCATGCACATACGATCAATAAATACTTGAAATAATTCACGTTTTAAGACTCAGTCAAGTCACCATGTCAAATGCGCGATCCATCCATTTTGCAATTTCCTCATCAGTTGGGTAAAAAGCACCTTTAAAGCACGCATCCTCCATTGCTATGGCAACCTCGCATAAGCTTTTTAAAACTACATCGTTGCAGGgtactaaatattttaaaaacaacaactcccAGTTCAATGTGCTCGGCTGCAGGGCGTACAATATCCGGAAGCTGCACGGAAAGGGGAAGATAATATTGGACGGACCCGATTAAATTCTTCAATATTCCTTGTAGTAGTTTTTATTCAATCATTTTATTCAATCGTTACCTCACAAATTACACTATTAGAAAAAAGTTAATTGTTtataattaatattaaaattgtCTTAACTTTTTTTCAATCACTTCTTTCATTCTTTCCTCCAATCGCGCCGCTTTTTTCCGCTTACGTCAGATACGACTTCCGGGTACGCTGTTGACAGTTAGCATGCTGCTAACCGAGCGGAAGACTTGACACTCATGGTATCGTGAACATGTTGCTCCAACACCGCGTCCAAAGATAAATGTACGGATTATACCGCTGGCCATTCCTCGGCGTGCGAGCATGTTTTCGTCTGTTTGGAATTTTGTGAAGCGTCACAAGAGGAAATTTATCTTCACCGGAGCTGTAGTTGGAGGTATTTACAGTAGAAACTATTAGCCTGTATGCTAATGCTACATTCTGGTGAATGAGTAGCTGAGTCGTCTTGACATTTGGTTATAGTCCAATAGGACGATCGTTTTGATTGTTAATATGTACTTAAAACTTTCCAATACTTTCCATTGGCATGTTCATTATCTTTCTtgttgtgttagggttttcaattCGTTGTGTTTTTGTCAATATATGATTCTGCCCTCCCACTAGGTGTCTATTTCCTGGGCAAATATGCCCGGTCCAAGATCAGGGATCTCCAAGAAAAGGAGGCCACTGAGTACATCGCTCTGGCCAGACGTCAATTCCACTTTGAGAGCAACCAGAGAACGTGCAACATGACCGGTGAGGAAGTCAATAAAAAGTCAAAGCGGTAAAGTTGTTAAGatgtgttttatgtgtgtgtgtgtgtttcagtttTGTCTATGTTGCCTCCGCTGAGAGAAGCCATCATCAACCAGCTCAACTCGGAAAGCCTCACCGCCATCCTAAAAACCAGGCCAGTGTGTTGCCGAGTAGCAAAGCCCAAACAGACTTTGATGTAGAACCTGCTGACATTTGCAATCTTCTCCCCAACCCGACAGGCCGGCCAATAAAATGGACATCTGGGAGGATTTGAAGATCATCAGTAAGTGGCACTTGTGACTCTCTGCTGGCATTTCTTGAGCTCATTTGGCGGCATCCCGTGCGTCAGGTTTCACGCGCAGCCTGGTGGCCGTGTACAGCACCTGCATGCTGGTGGTCCTTCTGAGGATCCAGCTCAACATCATCGGAGGCTACCTCTACCTGGACAACTCTGTGGGCAAGCCCGCTTCGGTGAGCAACGTGCTGAGAAGAGTACAAATCCTTGGAAACCAAAATGTTGAACATGTGTGTTGTCAGACTCCTCTAGCGCCACCTGAGGTCCAGCAGCAGTACTTGTCCAGTATTCAACATCTCCTCGGCGAtggtaatgaaaaaaaattcacaagcAACTTTTTTTATGTCTCACTCAAATTGTGTGCGTCTAGGTTTGACACAGTTGATCACCGTCGTGAAGAAGTCGGTGCAGAACTCCCTGGATGGGTAAgaagaaacacacacaaacattgtgCACTGACACACACTCGATTGCGCAACGTGTGTACGCAGCATGTGTCTGAAGCAAAGTTTGAGTCTGGCGGAGTTGGAGCAGCACCTTAACTGGATCCGCGCCGAGGTGGAGTCTTGCCGCCCGCTCTCCTCTTACATGATGGCCGACGACGACAACGCCCTCGCCGACCAGGTCCGGTTTTCTTCTTTCTTGTCCCGAAGCAACGCAACTTACCAAAACGCCGCCTCGTGTAATGACGTTCAGGCTTGCAGTCTGACGGAGAGCGACGTCCTGACCATCCGCCTGCTTAACGAAACCAGAGACATGATGGACAGGTAGCCATCTTGCCAGCCAACACGCGAGCAAGCACCCGTGTCGACGttgttgtttgtgtgttcaGTCCTGACTTCAGCGCGGTGTTGGCCACGTGCCTGCAGCGAGGATTCGCCCGTCTCCTCGACAACCTGGCGCAGTTCTTCCACCCGCCGCCCGGTGACTCCGCCCACGACGCCGACCCTCACAGGTTAGTTtccgtgtgtgcgcgcacaggTCGGATTGACGTCTAATCCTGCCTCGTGCTCGTCGTGATGTTCAGTCTGTTGACCGTCAGTCTTCCGCTGGCCAAGATCATCCCCATCGTCAACGGTCAGATCAACACCATCTGCAGCGAGACACCGGGACACTTTGCTCAGGTaacaaacatcatcatcatcatcatcactcagGGTAGCAAGCTAGAAAATGGAAAGGTTCCACTCGTCATCCTTCAGGAGCTTCTGCTGAACGACGACGTGAAGGAGTTTGCCGCCAACGTGTACGACAGCTTCAGCACGCCACAGGAAGTGCGCTAATAGGATGCTTGCACTCCAaggaccaactttttttttttttttttaaatcaactggTGATGGATTACGACATGCACTGTATTTTGACGCCCTGGCAGAGGCGGCAGGTAAGTGGGACACGCGGCCGCCATTTTGTTTCTCCTCACCCGCGTGGTTTCACGTGAGGACACATCACGCTATCAACAAAATGGTCGCTTTGACTTTTAAGTGGTGACGATTGACTTAAGATGCCGCAGGATTAGTCTCAGACGCCATGCAGGGAGAAGGAATTAATATCAATAAAGGAGAAATATTATTAGAAGATTTACCAGGTGTGTTATTTGATAAAACTAATTTTATACAACTAAGCTCTCTTCTGATAAATTGTAACCCAAAACATCCACTAGACTTTGCTAAAACGTTTTGGTGGTCCTGCCAACAGAGGGCGCTGTTGTACATATGGAACACCCTTTTGGAATAATCCTGGGGAAAATCATTACTTGGTATGATATTATGACAAGATGATGAGTTCTTTATTATCATCATGCTagatttttaaatgaaatatgACGGATTTATACTATATTAGGTAGATCCCGCATAGTTGCATCTACGGATTCACACAATTGTGAACTTTTTTCCTCCTAATATTtacaaatatttgtattttaataTTGAAAATTGGATATGAAATACATTAAATGGATACAGTATAAAGACATTGTAGGCTACCTTGTAGAGTTGACCGCTTTTATACCACAGTTGGAAAGGAAAAATGCTGAGTCAGGATGACGCAagagcacactttttttttccatgcttaGCGCATGGAAATCCGAATCTCTTTCCTAATCAACGCTGTTGAGGGCGTGGAAGACACCAAGCCCAAAATAAGTTTAACCTGCCGCTTTCAAGAACAAAAACTTTTCTCCTTTGAACTTTTCCATCATGCTGGCTTGTCGTCATCATCTTGTTCATTTTCCTCTTCATCAGCGTCTTTGCTGTCATTGTTGACCTGGCGCCCAGTCAAGTCACCTGTTCAAATATTCCACGTGTGCTTTCCGTTGTCTTCCCATGAATGGAAGTTTCGACACAGCGTGCGCGGTGCCAGTGGGGATGATGTCGTCAATTTCTGCCATGTTTCCAAATCATTTTCATCCAATGCCAAAATATTCTGTATTCTTACATAAACAAAATGGGAGAATATTTCATTGGAATAGTCATCCTGATATTGGTATCGAGCTAATAACGGACTTTTTTTAAGGTATCAGATGCTGATACACGCCACCGATACTTTAGGCGAAACCAAAATCTGCCATTGAGTTAGTCTTCCTTGCCAGTAGTTGGCGCCACACCGAAAAGGGTGAGAGGTCGTGTGTGTGCAAGAAAGACAATCATCTGCCTTTGTGTTCATTGAAATGTTATATTTGGCCGAGATTGCACGAGACGAAGCAAATCCTGGTTGCCAGTAAGATGTGACGTGGCTGTGTTGATTTCTTCTCTGCTTGTAATCCCGCTGAGTCACAAATTACGGCCACACGAGTGGGCGTGTGGTGCGATGACATCATCCGTCATCATACTCATACTCTCGCACCCCCCCAACGTGCCGCACGCGCTAGCGGCGGATTCCTGCATTATTGAGCGTGGCGTAGGCTGCCACCCGATTGGCTGAGAGCGGCCTGTGCTTCTTggcggaggggagggggggggataaTCCCTCATTAGGCTTTCTGGATGATGCCATCTGAGCTCACTCGGATTCAAGACTGTGGTGAGGTCATCTCACCTGAGCACACAAACAGTATTGCTATGTTAGCAGCCAAGCGTGTCCGTAGTCATGTGATCGTGCTATTACCCAATCCTGTGCCGGATGATGTCATACCTTTTTGCATCACGCCATATTATCAGCTCTTGATGCTTTTTTTATGGCCCCGTGCCGAAAGGAGGGCACACAATGTGTGcacgagtgtgtttgtgtgtgtatgtaaatatacccccacaaacacacatggaGGCAGAAGAATGTGTGACGCCACGCCGGTCCAGTCTGGGAATCCTGGGCAACGTTCCATTCCGGAATGTTTTCTTATTGACCTTTCTGTGATGAAaccgaccccccccctcccaattgCAAGGAATCTGACCTTTCGTTTTCCTTTATATTTAGCTCTGCTCTTTgtatacccaaaacaaaaaacccaAATTGGAATTTCCAATCTGTGTGCAATTCCCAAGCCTAAAAAAACCCCCCGAGTATTTAATTAGTCAATCAAAACCAACCTCATCGTTTCATTTCAAGACGATTTTGGTACACCAACAAGCATCTTGCGACCTTATTTGGTCTCATATTCAAATTGAAAACTTGATAGGTggcgtcacttaaatgttggagGCCAACTCAGGTCTCCCAACCCGTCCGTCTACATTCCCGAGCAATCGTCGTCATTTGTTTTGGTGAGGAATGTCAGGAATTGTCAGTCAAGTCACATGATGCCAACACAATAACTCACTGTGCCATTTGAGTCTaatgcttattattattattattatgttgatATTTTATTGTAAGGAGTAATATcaattattttacatttatttattcatttatttatttgaataggGCCAACGCACATTAGCTCATGTCATCGGAAGCTGTTCAAACAAACGTtatccttctctctctctctctctctctctctctctctctctctctctctctctctctctctcgctctctcgctctctcgctctctctctcttgcg
This genomic stretch from Syngnathus scovelli strain Florida chromosome 20, RoL_Ssco_1.2, whole genome shotgun sequence harbors:
- the pex3 gene encoding peroxisomal biogenesis factor 3 isoform X1, with the translated sequence MFSSVWNFVKRHKRKFIFTGAVVGGVYFLGKYARSKIRDLQEKEATEYIALARRQFHFESNQRTCNMTVLSMLPPLREAIINQLNSESLTAILKTRPANKMDIWEDLKIISFTRSLVAVYSTCMLVVLLRIQLNIIGGYLYLDNSVGKPASTPLAPPEVQQQYLSSIQHLLGDGLTQLITVVKKSVQNSLDGMCLKQSLSLAELEQHLNWIRAEVESCRPLSSYMMADDDNALADQACSLTESDVLTIRLLNETRDMMDSPDFSAVLATCLQRGFARLLDNLAQFFHPPPGDSAHDADPHSLLTVSLPLAKIIPIVNGQINTICSETPGHFAQELLLNDDVKEFAANVYDSFSTPQEVR
- the pex3 gene encoding peroxisomal biogenesis factor 3 isoform X2; its protein translation is MFSSVWNFVKRHKRKFIFTGAVVGGVYFLGKYARSKIRDLQEKEATEYIALARRQFHFESNQRTCNMTVLSMLPPLREAIINQLNSESLTAILKTRPANKMDIWEDLKIISFTRSLVAVYSTCMLVVLLRIQLNIIGGYLYLDNSVGKPASTPLAPPEVQQQYLSSIQHLLGDGLTQLITVVKKSVQNSLDGMCLKQSLSLAELEQHLNWIRAEVESCRPLSSYMMADDDNALADQACSLTESDVLTIRLLNETRDMMDSPDFSAVLATCLQRGFARLLDNLAQFFHPPPGDSAHDADPHSLPLAKIIPIVNGQINTICSETPGHFAQELLLNDDVKEFAANVYDSFSTPQEVR